GTGGCACCAAGGTGCTTTCCGGGTCCGACCTCGTAGGTGTGGGGGAACTTCTCCCCCTGTGTCCTCTCGTAGATCTCATGCAGCGTTTGCTCCCACTTCACGGGTGTCACCAGCTGCTTCACCAGTTGTCTGCGCAAGTGGCTCTCGTTCATGTAGCGCTTCCCGTCCACGTTGGAGTACACTTTGATCTCAGGACGCCGCACCTGAGCCGGAGAGTAGGGGTATGCAACACGCTAGGGGTAAGCAACATGCTGccagacatactgtatgcactTCCAGGTACAGAAATACAATGTATTTGGAAATGAAGTAGTGAGCTGACAGACCTCCACCTGTTTGAGAACCTCCCTGAGTGGTTCTGTAGCCGTCCTCATCAGCTCAGTGTGAAAGGCCCCGCTGACTGGGAGAAGCTTGGTCCTCGTAAACTGAAGACGACTTGCATTGTGCTGGAGGAAATCCAGAGCCTGGAAACACACAGCGCAGAATAAAGAAGAAATCTCTTAATAGTTGTATTTTAATTCGATGTTCTTGCACTCCCTACCTCTTGGTGTCCTGCAATGACCCTGCCATCAGGAAACAAATAGTTGGCCACAGAGCACACAGGATCCTCAATCCCCAAACTCTTGCAGTGCTCTTTAGCCTGCAGGCAGGCGTATTTATACTGAGCCTGAGGTCGACCAGTCACCGACAGCATCCCGCTGGGAACCAGCTCGGACGCTTTCTGCATGGCCTCTGCTCGCACCTTCACCACATACAAAGCTATAAGACACACCGTTGTGAGTATAGAACACAGAGAGAATGCTGATCTGAGCTACAACGTTGCCCTGCACCAGACAGGTAAACACGTCACATTTACCTTCTGCAAAGTTCATGGAACCAGAAAAGACCAGAGCAGCAAATTCTCCAACGCTGaagcctgcagcagcaacacacgtCTCAGTGGCCTGTAGGCAGCAGAGTGAGGACATAGTACAATTAGACACTGAATTACTTCTTTAGTGGTATTTATGCACAGCTTGTAAATCCCAAATTGGACAAAGGCAGTGAACTGGCGCAATTAAAGTACATGGGCCCCGAATATGCTATGATATATTGCAGTACTGTCATCTAGAAGATTATAATGTGAGTAATATGGGGATGAATGAAGTATGtcttaatatacagtacattaattcTAAAGAGCGCGCTCATCAGCGCCTTCTAGTGGCCCAGcaggatttttttaaatactgatACTTGTTATATAATCACACTAACACCACGTAACACGAGTTAACACCTTTGGGTTCTCTTGGTGAAGTCTCTCCACCGCAGCCAGTGACGTGACAAACACCGCCGGCTGGCAGTGAACCGTCTTCATCAGCTCCTGCTCGGGTCCCTCCAGGCACAGGGACAGCAGGTCGTACCCGAGGATCTTCTGGGCGACTGAGAACATCTCCCTGACGTTGGGGTACTTCAGAAGTCCTCTGGCCATGCCCACAAACTGGCTGCCCTGACCCGGGAACAGAAACACGGAGCAGCCGCTCGGGTCTTTTCTCCTGCTCGGGCTCCGCTCCTCGGCCGGTTCCGGCAGAACAGAGCGGCTCTCGGCCGGAGGATGTTCCGCGGAGGACAGCGTCCTGCTCAGAGAGAATAGAGGCTTGACCTTCCCCCTGGAGGCTGCAAACATGCTGACGAACCGTGAAGCCCGCATGGCTAACTCCTCAGCTGCCAACGTCAGAAGAAACCCTCACTTTCTGGATAAACTGGGGTTAATCTACAAAAAACTGTCCTGTAACCATTCAACTTAACTCTCACCCATGCCCGGCATGACAGCTGTAGGAGCCGCCATTACGTTTGGATGTGATGTTTTGTTTCCGGTTTACGTAAGACGTCtacctgctgcagcgccaccGTCAGGGCGGGCGGTGGTACTGCAGCACTGCAAGCGTCAGTAGAGGTCgcagaagaacaaaaacctctACAATAAAACGCTACAGCTTACTGAGTAACTGTTCTATTACTGTTACTAATACCAGTAGTTGTAGTCAAAGTCCCCCTTGAGTGAAATACAGAAGCTTTTATGTTTGCTGAACGTGCAGCATATTTGCTTTACAAACTGGCTTTGGTCTTTagccaaaaacataaaaaccgtgctataaaaatacaaatgttgATTTAAGGCAAACAAATCACTCTATCATATGCACTTTGCTTAATTAGAGCTgaaattaaaatagaaaattTTCCTGTTGATGTTTGTATGAACACGCATTTGTTATGCCTGCTACATACACacgctcatatactgtatgtctatgTACTGCTCAGTATTGTTTCCATAACATGATACTGTATTTAGTTGACTAAAGCCTGAACATAGCTGACTGCACTTTCATGCTTTaatgttttgcctgtttttgCTTGTGTAACTTCCTGTGGGTTCTGTCATCAGATTATAGAGGAAAACTTGCAACTGACAACATCTTGACTAAAAATAGTGACTGACTGATATTAAGTAATAGAAATGTAATTTAGAATAGTTTAATATTGACCAATAACCTTTATTGTATAAACTGTAAATCTCATTGGATTGTATTGAAATGTTACTTTATTGAATTCTGCATCACATTGTGCTTCTGATTTAgtgtgaaaatataaatatattacacCTCATTGAAATTATCCTTTCTGCTCCCACTCTCTTCATGCATTTGACAGCTGGTTCCCTCATTCATCCACAGTGATCACATTTGTCCGTTGGGTTTTTCCTGTGAGTCGTCGGATCCGTCCGACAGGTTCGCGGGCTCCATccactccagctgctcctccagctgcacgtCGTCGTCGTCCGGCTTTGGGCTGCTCCGATCCGCTCGGCCCTTGAATTTAGAGACGAACTCGTTGCTCGCCAGCGCTACCTCCTTCTTGGGGCACATTTGCCTTGATGATAGGTGACTCTGCATACGGCCTGCAAAAAGAAACGAGTTTGACACATTTAACCAAACGTGACTGGATTTTACAAAGCGTCCACTGTCGCTCAGTCCAAGTCCAAGCGCACTGCACCTCCAGGGGTGATGGGCGTCATCAGGCGGTTCAGCTGCACGTTCCAGTGCCGCACGTGTTGACTGGCGTTCCTGAGCTTCTCCTGGACCTCCTCCAAGCGCTGGTGGCTCCTCTGGCGAGAGGCCTGCAGATGCTGGAGCTCCTGCGAGGCCGAGTCGAGGGCCGAGGGGGCGCCCTCGCCTGTGCCGCCGTCGTCGGTGTCGCGCGCGGGGCCCCGGCCCTGCATggccttctgctgctcctgcaggagctggaactgcttcctcttctcctcttcagcctgcagcagcctacAGAAACGCAAACAGGGAAGAAGCTGAagtgaaaatgtaaatgcagtGAGACTTTGTTAGTAAATACTGGAGCTGTGTCAGACTCTcacctctccagctcctgtctggccctctcctcctccagccgagCCTGGATCTCCATGTTGAGCGCGGCCTCCAGTTTCCGCTgtgtcagctccagctcctgaatcctcttcttctgctgctccgCTTTCCGTTCCTTCTCCTGCATCTCCGCCTGCATGCTGTCCCtcagctggacacacacagcagcgccgCTTCAGCGGAAAGAGCTGACCTATTGCTCAATCGCCGTTTCCAGGAAGGTTATAACAGTTCCTCCAAACCATGAAAGGTTAGTTCTGACTTTTATAATGCCAAGGGTTTTCCGCTCCGTCCCGAGACGTCGGTGGGGTAGGCTTTAAATCCCATTTTAGCAGAAATACATATAAATCTCTTTCTTACCATCTCGGCCTCTTTGAGCTGTCTCTCCAGCTCTATCTgcacctccctctgtctcctcctttctctctcctctgcctctcgtCGTCTGATTTCCAACTCCCGCGCATGCTGCAAAATGCAATTGAAGTGCACTTGTTACGGTTTACTATTTCTGCATTAAGGGTGGCCGTCCCTCTCACCTGAATGATGCTTTCAATCTCTAAATCCTGTCggtccttttctttctctgtcttctccaTCTTGGGGACATTGGAGTCGTCCGACTGGCTgctccggctgctgcagctgctgcgggaGCTCCGGCTGCGTTCCCGTTGGCTGCTCTGGCGCTGGACTCGCCTCTTTAGTTTGAGTTCGTGGTGAAAGGAGGACTTGCCCTCACTCTGGAGACGGAGGGCTGTCTGAATGGCTGGCAGAGGTAAACAGTACATTAGGCTGTGTCTCtttattcacagattttatTTGTCTGACTTCACAGACATCATCACTATTATAAGCCACTGACAGGAACTTCATCAGTATTTTCAAAATCAAAGTGCAGTGCTCTGAAAGACACCAGGTTGCAAGTTTAATGATTCGCCCGTGTAGATCTGACTAATTTATAGATGATAAATGATCAAATCAAATGGGTTAGATTTATTTGCACAAAACAAGTCTGACATGTGTTGGAGGCATAAGACATTTACTCTGTTCAAGGTCACATTGCAGTTAGGTGTTCAACACAACCAAAACAACCCGCTGACCCTGATAGTaaagtcacacacgcacacatgattGCAGTTAATCTCAGTGTCAGTTCACATGCTGAACTGCtttaaatgtgcaaataatGATTTAGCTTTTGTACGAAATGTTAAGTACAGAAATGTGTGGAACCAACTCATGCTTTTTCATCCGTAGCAGCTTTTTCTACTTTACACACCTTGCGTCCACTCAACCTTCTGCCTCTGGTCAGACGCGCTCATCTCATAGGTTTTGCTGTGGGTCTTCACACAGAACATGCAGCGCTTCCCCTCCCTGTCCGGAAGCGGCTGAAACATAAAGACACACTCACGACACAGCTGGGGACACCACATGCCTGCGCCGCGGCGTCTTCGTCCCCACTGACCTCCACCACGCAGCTCCGGTCCAGCTGGACGTCCCCTCGCTTGTCCTTCAGGTCCTCGCTGACGTAGTACGCCAGGGAGGAGGGCTTCAGCACGAACCAGCGCTCCGTCCAGTTCCTGCGCACGTGGCCCTTTTTCCACATGTAACCCTGCAATCAAGGCGGAGCTGAAGCGCGCTGGGAACGCGGGGCGTGCGGCGAACGCGCCGAGCACTCACCCTCTTCAGGACGTTGTGGTACATCTCCAGGAAAACGTCGTCCAGCGCCAGGCTGAAGGCCTCGGCGCTGGTGACCCTCAGCAGCCGCCCGGCGCCCATGTGCTCCAAGAAGCACCACACAGACATGCCCTCTTCCTGCACCGCGGCATCCTGGGATATTAAATCCTCCAAGGGCTTCCCATCCCACTCCTGACTCATCGCAGCGGAGATCTTCTTGATGAGATACTCCACCTAAAAGCACACGTTCAAGCGACGGTGACATACTCATCAGCTCGGAGTGTACAGGAAGGCTGCTGTACTGCAGTTTATTCTGGTCGGCATCGGCAGGAAACGTATTaaggaagtggaggaaggaagagacTCATTAACTTACCGACTTGTACTGCTGTCACAAAAATGCAAAAATCTGGACACACGCTTAGTTTCTAGCAATTAGACACCAGTGTAACTAGAGGCTTGTTCCTCTAGCTGTATAAATAGAGTTTTGTTTCCACATCAGTGGCTCCTGTCTCGTCCTGTCTTTACCTCCTCTGGAATCATCACCAGCGGGTAGCGGTCCTCAGACAGGAGGTTGAACAAGCAGAAGAGCTTGAAGCAGTCTCtctctgagagcagcgccgccccTGGTACCGCCTTGTAGTTCTTCTTCATGGTCATCATCCAGCACAGGTCGTCAAACCTCTCCTTGTCGTACGTCCCCTCTTTGACCTGAACAGGCAAAGGCGCATAATGACCAAAACTAACATTAAAGAGTCACGAGAAACATCCTAGAAAAAGCTACGACAGCTGGGAAATGTAGTTTGAAGAGGAAACCGTTGTTTAGCTGTTTTTTTGGACACCATTGATATTGAACGACCCATTGTTGGGGCAGGGCAGGCTGTGAACACTGCCATCTGAGCACACAAACGGCTCAGGTTGGTTAGAACCAAGCGTCCTCACACCGCAGAGGTGTAGTCCCAGCATTTAGTTTTCCATCCACGATTAACAGGGCTAATTACTGGTAACGCACACAGCATATACACGTGTGATGATAATATTTGAGGAGTGGGTGGAGCCACAGCACCTTGTCCAGTATATACTTGTTGAGGTAGGGCATGTAGCCGTGATTGGACACGGGGCCGTCGTCATCGTCCTGGAAGTGCTCCTCCAGCGCCACGGGGTCATGTGGGATCTTCAGcactgtgtacaggttgtgagACAGCACCTGGGCAGGTagacaggcacacagacagatcTGTAGCGCATCTCTGCGCATGCTCCTCCGCGtagccacaaacaaacacacaagcacaggcaCGCAGCGCTGCGGGAGCGTGCGTGTCGGGACAGCTTGGATTCTTCTCTGCTCCGGCTGCTCCAGGCGTGTAGGAACTggatgagggggaggggggggggcacggccGAACAACAGCCTTTCTCCCCTGGCGTGCACTTCTTTTGATCACCGTTAACGTCGGTGTGCCACATGAAAAGGTCGAACTTTGCACTTAAGGCTGGAACATGAGCGCGCGCCTCGCCTCCAGTGTGAGCGGGCTACGTGTCTGTTAGAAGCTCCTGTGGGGGGTCGTCTCAACAGATTAGGCCGATAAGCAAACCCACATATCTCATGTCATAACATCTAACTATAAAGTCAACTCGGTTCTGTTTTCTACTTTCAGCCCGAACGCGCATTCGGACCGTTAAACCCAGTCCCCGTCGTCCCTGCCTCTCCGCTTCCTGAATAAATCCTCTACGTTCTCACCTTTAACTGCGATTTGGAGACCTTCCCGCACTTCTCCACGTCCAGCGAAGTGAAGGCGTACCATATGGACTTGAGGAGTTCGGACTTTAGGTCCATGTTCCGGAGCCCTCCTTTGTGCGCGAAACAACTACATTTCCGAGCGCAGCGCAGCGGCTCTTGACGCGGCGGGCGAGCGACAGAGCGCGGACTGCTGCGCAAACTGCAGACGCGCAAAAGGAGTCAGATGTAGGGCAGAGAGGCGGAGAGTAGCGATATCCTGGAGTCCACAAGGCTCCACTCCAAACATTTATCTATTCCTATCTAGTCTCAGGAAGTAGCGTCAAAAAACACGGAGCGCGGTTGTTTTGTAACGTTTCAGTCATTTCTGTTGAGCGTAGAAGGGATTTTTCCACGCGTCATTTCTAAGAATCCGTCTTTTCTACCCATTTGCCCACAGGCTGCACGTATTGTACAGCGTGAAAGCCTCCGAGAACCAGGAGGGATCCGTGTTGCTATCAGATTCCAGAGGTTGCAGAGGTTAGGGACACACCCTTTCATTCAGAGAGTCTAAAGCTGTGTTTATTCTAACACCACATACGTATCTGAGCCCTGCTCTGACACCGCTCACTGCTTCATGTAGTTTCCATATCTATCCTTGTTTAATTTATTGTACTTTAAGCCTTTAAATCTGTCCAACCCCAATCTGTTTTCAAAATAGTGTAAAGGTGTTGCAGctcatgtgttttgtgtgtgtgtgtgtgggggggggggtggccaCCTCCggcaaaatactgtacattaaacaGGGCAGTGTAATCAGACAGAAGGCGTGTGTGCGCCTTGTTAGAGCGAAATAGGCTAATCAATAGCATAATGAGGCCAGTGTGTGGAGGCCACGGCCTATGCGGCGCCCAGCCCTCAACACATATGCTGTATATGAACGCGCGCTTCCTACCCCACGGACCACACGTCATGATCAAGGGGACAGCGGGGATGCTTCATCGCGCCCCGCGGTGCATCTGCGTCCCCTCTGCCCTCCAAGATGTAATCACCGCCGTCTCAGCCGGTGGAAACGAGGCGCCGTTCACTTTGCCGTAAGTCAGAGTCACGACTCGCCTCGCGCCGGCTTTCCCCTCATAAaataccacatactgtacgtgaGCTCCACAGACAACCAGCCCCTCGTGTGGAGCGCAATCAATACACATCCAGGGTTTTATTAGTTTACTGTTACACATCATGCATGCTCGCACCATTTGTAGCTATTACAATAGATTACAAGCCATATTATTGAATGTGGGACATATTACAACAGCAataaatgacctttgaccttataTTGAAGGACCTTCACACACAGATGAGATGAACGTGCCCGTgttaaatgtgaatgtgttaAATGTGACTCACACGCCTGTTCCCACTGTGCCCAACTTTTACGGTGAAGCAATGCTTCTGGCTGACGCATGCTAATGACAGACCGCCCAGCATGTGGCTCATGCTGACGCAACGCCCGAAGTTGTGTCATGAAAAGAATTCAGTTTCGCACATACAAACTAAACAACGCGGTCGAACGGCATCGCAGCTCGGCAGACGGCGACAGCTCCGCGGGGCGCGGCGGCCGTCGCGATGGAAGAACCCCATCACGTCCTCGGAGGGAACATCTGCTGCACGCAGACTAAACCCAAGGTGGAAAACTGCTGGTGGACATTCCTGCGCGTCCAGATCTCCCACAGGATTGGACATTCGGCGTGTTTATACATTCTACATAAATCATGCCATCAAAGCGTACAACTAGACATCTCAGTCACTTCACATACGTTCACATTAAATTTGTGTCAACAGTTCACTGTCCAGTCTTTGTAGATTTGTGCAAAGAGTGAAACAGAGCCGGGAGGTCGTCGATTATTCCACTCCCGCAGACTTTTCGCTAAAGGTCACGACCTTTCAGTGCGCCACCACCCGGCGGCGCTGCCGCGGCGCCGTCTTGTTGGCCAGCAGGCAGGCCAGCGCGATGCCGCCGATCTGGATGAAGGCCAGGCCCAGCGCCGTGGCGGCGATGTGGAACACGTTGTCGTTGACCAGGCTGAAGACCTTGCGGAAGCAGCCGTGCGGGTGGATCCCGGCGGCGGCCACGTCCTCGCTGTCGTCCGGCAGCAGCGGGCGGTTCCTGCAGCCCTTGCGCCGCACGCAGCAGCTGTCCG
Above is a window of Betta splendens chromosome 9, fBetSpl5.4, whole genome shotgun sequence DNA encoding:
- the def6c gene encoding differentially expressed in FDCP 6 homolog, with amino-acid sequence MDLKSELLKSIWYAFTSLDVEKCGKVSKSQLKVLSHNLYTVLKIPHDPVALEEHFQDDDDGPVSNHGYMPYLNKYILDKVKEGTYDKERFDDLCWMMTMKKNYKAVPGAALLSERDCFKLFCLFNLLSEDRYPLVMIPEEVEYLIKKISAAMSQEWDGKPLEDLISQDAAVQEEGMSVWCFLEHMGAGRLLRVTSAEAFSLALDDVFLEMYHNVLKRGYMWKKGHVRRNWTERWFVLKPSSLAYYVSEDLKDKRGDVQLDRSCVVEPLPDREGKRCMFCVKTHSKTYEMSASDQRQKVEWTQAIQTALRLQSEGKSSFHHELKLKRRVQRQSSQRERSRSSRSSCSSRSSQSDDSNVPKMEKTEKEKDRQDLEIESIIQHARELEIRRREAEERERRRQREVQIELERQLKEAEMLRDSMQAEMQEKERKAEQQKKRIQELELTQRKLEAALNMEIQARLEEERARQELERLLQAEEEKRKQFQLLQEQQKAMQGRGPARDTDDGGTGEGAPSALDSASQELQHLQASRQRSHQRLEEVQEKLRNASQHVRHWNVQLNRLMTPITPGGRMQSHLSSRQMCPKKEVALASNEFVSKFKGRADRSSPKPDDDDVQLEEQLEWMEPANLSDGSDDSQEKPNGQM
- the mcat gene encoding malonyl-CoA-acyl carrier protein transacylase, mitochondrial produces the protein MRASRFVSMFAASRGKVKPLFSLSRTLSSAEHPPAESRSVLPEPAEERSPSRRKDPSGCSVFLFPGQGSQFVGMARGLLKYPNVREMFSVAQKILGYDLLSLCLEGPEQELMKTVHCQPAVFVTSLAAVERLHQENPKATETCVAAAGFSVGEFAALVFSGSMNFAEALYVVKVRAEAMQKASELVPSGMLSVTGRPQAQYKYACLQAKEHCKSLGIEDPVCSVANYLFPDGRVIAGHQEALDFLQHNASRLQFTRTKLLPVSGAFHTELMRTATEPLREVLKQVEVRRPEIKVYSNVDGKRYMNESHLRRQLVKQLVTPVKWEQTLHEIYERTQGEKFPHTYEVGPGKHLGATLKRCNRKAFISYTHVEVSAYED